Proteins found in one candidate division KSB1 bacterium genomic segment:
- a CDS encoding PhzF family phenazine biosynthesis protein, translating into MGINIYQVDAFTKEKFKGNPAVICLLERHADESWMQAFAAEMNFSETAFVLPLEDGFHLRWFTPTTEVDLCGHATLAAAHVLFEIGRLSTGSEAHFHTRSGLLTVRKEGDLYWMKFPSEPPKPTESSPSLTRIFGAPPIYVGRNRHDMLIHMEDPQMVTDFVPDFYELAEFPVRGIILTSRSEDPAYDFISRFFAPRVGINEDPVTGSAHCCLGPYWAQLLGKSSLRAYQASNRGGELLVVVKPDSVLLGGSAVMIFKGELV; encoded by the coding sequence ATGGGAATCAACATCTATCAAGTCGATGCCTTTACTAAAGAAAAGTTCAAAGGGAATCCGGCGGTGATTTGTCTGCTGGAAAGGCATGCCGATGAGAGTTGGATGCAGGCGTTTGCTGCAGAGATGAACTTTTCCGAAACGGCGTTTGTTCTGCCTTTGGAAGACGGCTTTCACCTGCGATGGTTTACGCCGACGACCGAGGTCGACCTCTGCGGTCACGCCACGCTTGCCGCGGCGCACGTTCTGTTCGAAATCGGGAGACTCTCGACCGGCAGTGAGGCGCACTTTCATACGCGCAGCGGCCTGTTAACGGTACGCAAGGAAGGTGATCTCTATTGGATGAAATTTCCTTCGGAACCGCCGAAACCGACAGAAAGCTCGCCGAGCCTGACGCGAATTTTCGGCGCACCTCCGATCTATGTCGGCAGAAACCGCCACGACATGCTGATTCATATGGAGGATCCGCAAATGGTGACGGATTTCGTGCCGGATTTTTACGAGCTTGCTGAATTTCCGGTTCGCGGCATTATTCTGACCAGCCGCAGCGAGGATCCCGCATATGATTTCATCTCGCGCTTTTTTGCGCCGCGCGTAGGCATTAACGAAGATCCAGTGACGGGTTCAGCGCACTGCTGCTTGGGGCCATATTGGGCCCAACTTCTGGGAAAATCCTCGCTGCGCGCCTATCAAGCCAGCAACCGCGGCGGCGAGCTGCTCGTTGTGGTCAAGCCGGATTCGGTGCTGCTGGGAGGCAGCGCGGTTATGATTTTTAAAGGGGAATTGGTTTGA
- a CDS encoding N-acetyltransferase, translating to MSLTVRPVRSKKELKQFVLFPWQVYKNNPYWVPPLIHDQMKFLSPEKGPFFEFGEAELFMAFEGDRMVGRISAHVDHQYEKYRDMESGHFGFFEAFNHPEAAAALFEHAEAWLRHRGKTRAEGPYNFTLYDASGMLYEGFDSLPVILLPYNPPYYNDLLTQCGYEKSIDWYAFMVRNTVRLQPIFHRIRDRILKQGIRIEKIDLKRLDEAVKHVGTIFNEAWMENWGHVPLTERQLADLAQELKFVVDPDLAYLAFIGDQCIGFSLTIKDINPALQKANGRLFPFGLLKILYHMRKIRRLRTLAMGVLKEHRHKGLDVLFYLNTIEEGIRKGYTESECSIIVETNQRMIRALEDLQAERYKTYRFYQKKLA from the coding sequence ATGAGCCTGACAGTGCGACCGGTTAGAAGTAAAAAAGAGCTCAAACAGTTCGTTCTTTTCCCTTGGCAGGTCTATAAAAACAATCCTTACTGGGTTCCGCCTCTTATACATGACCAAATGAAATTCCTCTCGCCGGAGAAAGGGCCGTTTTTCGAGTTCGGCGAGGCGGAACTGTTTATGGCCTTCGAAGGCGATCGGATGGTAGGCCGTATCAGCGCCCACGTCGATCATCAATATGAAAAGTACCGCGATATGGAAAGCGGGCATTTCGGGTTTTTCGAAGCTTTTAACCATCCTGAAGCGGCGGCAGCTCTATTTGAGCACGCCGAAGCCTGGCTGCGACACCGGGGCAAAACCCGCGCAGAAGGTCCCTACAATTTTACCCTCTATGATGCCAGCGGCATGCTGTACGAAGGATTTGATTCGCTGCCGGTTATTCTTCTCCCTTATAATCCGCCTTATTACAACGACCTTCTGACGCAATGCGGTTACGAGAAATCCATCGACTGGTACGCTTTTATGGTGCGCAATACGGTCCGCCTGCAGCCGATTTTTCATCGTATCCGCGACCGTATTCTCAAACAGGGGATCCGAATAGAAAAGATCGATCTCAAACGGCTGGACGAGGCGGTTAAGCATGTCGGAACCATTTTCAACGAAGCGTGGATGGAGAACTGGGGCCACGTTCCGCTCACGGAGCGGCAACTGGCGGATCTTGCCCAAGAGCTCAAATTCGTCGTCGATCCCGATCTGGCCTACCTGGCCTTTATCGGCGATCAATGTATCGGATTTTCTCTCACCATCAAAGACATCAATCCGGCGCTGCAAAAGGCCAACGGCCGGCTTTTTCCGTTCGGCTTGTTGAAAATTCTTTACCACATGCGGAAAATCCGGCGGCTGCGCACGCTCGCCATGGGAGTGCTCAAAGAGCATCGCCATAAAGGTTTGGACGTTCTCTTTTATCTCAACACCATCGAGGAGGGCATCAGGAAAGGCTACACGGAATCGGAATGCTCGATTATTGTCGAAACAAACCAGCGCATGATTCGCGCTCTCGAAGATCTGCAGGCGGAACGTTACAAAACTTATCGTTTCTATCAAAAAAAACTTGCTTAA
- the rpsT gene encoding 30S ribosomal protein S20, protein MAHHKSAIKRIRTAKRNRMRNRHYTSMLKTQIKKVRTATSKEDAEKLFREASSLLDKLAAKGIIHRNKAANQKSKLSAVVSKLN, encoded by the coding sequence ATGGCACATCACAAGTCAGCGATTAAACGCATTAGAACCGCCAAGCGCAACCGCATGCGGAATCGCCATTACACTTCGATGTTGAAAACGCAGATTAAAAAAGTTCGTACGGCAACGTCGAAAGAAGATGCCGAAAAGCTGTTTCGGGAAGCCAGCTCTTTGCTGGACAAGCTGGCGGCAAAAGGCATCATTCATCGCAACAAGGCGGCCAATCAAAAGTCCAAACTTTCCGCTGTGGTCAGCAAACTGAACTAA
- the guaB gene encoding IMP dehydrogenase produces MGVIVREGYTFDDVLLIPNKSEVLPAQVDVSTRLTRKIRLNIPIVSAAMDTVTESEQAIALAREGGIGIIHKNNSIDEQAAEVDRVKRSESGMIMNPITLSPDRQISEAMEVMKRYRISGIPILDGEKLVGILTNRDLRFETDLTKKVSDLMTRHNLVTVPKGTSLEQAEKILQKHRIEKLLVVDEEQRLVGLITVKDIQNRKRYPNAAKDEHGRLLVGAAVGVARDTKERAQALLDAGVDVIVIDTAHGHSRGVLNTIEMLRKEFGDIQLIAGNIATAEACRDLIEAGVDAVKVGIGPGSICTTRVVAGTGVPQLTAIMDCAEVCARYDIPLIADGGIKQTGDIAKAIGAGADSVMLGNMLAGTDESPGELIYYEGRSYKVYRAMGSLSAMRSGRGDRYFQEGIQDTKKLVPEVIEGRVPYRGKLSDVIFQMIGGLRAAMGYCGSANIQELKEKARFIRITQAGLLESHPHDVTITHESPNYMVQK; encoded by the coding sequence ATGGGTGTGATTGTCAGAGAAGGATACACTTTCGACGATGTTCTGCTGATTCCCAACAAATCGGAGGTGCTGCCGGCTCAGGTGGACGTCAGCACGAGGCTGACCCGCAAAATCCGACTCAACATTCCCATCGTCAGCGCGGCCATGGATACGGTGACGGAATCGGAACAAGCAATCGCTTTAGCGCGGGAAGGCGGCATCGGCATCATCCATAAAAACAATTCCATCGATGAACAAGCCGCCGAAGTCGATCGCGTCAAGCGTTCGGAAAGCGGCATGATTATGAATCCCATTACGCTGTCGCCGGATCGGCAGATCAGCGAGGCCATGGAGGTAATGAAACGGTACCGCATTTCCGGCATCCCGATCCTCGACGGCGAAAAGCTCGTCGGCATACTGACCAACCGCGACCTGCGCTTCGAAACCGATTTGACCAAAAAGGTGTCGGATTTGATGACGCGCCACAATTTGGTGACGGTGCCGAAAGGGACCTCGCTGGAGCAGGCGGAAAAGATTCTGCAGAAACATCGCATCGAAAAGCTGCTGGTCGTGGATGAGGAGCAGCGGCTGGTCGGCCTGATCACGGTCAAGGACATTCAGAACCGCAAGCGCTACCCGAACGCCGCCAAGGATGAGCATGGCCGCCTGCTGGTCGGTGCAGCGGTCGGTGTCGCCAGAGATACAAAGGAACGCGCGCAGGCGCTGCTCGATGCCGGAGTCGACGTCATCGTTATCGACACGGCGCACGGTCATTCCCGCGGCGTGTTGAATACCATCGAAATGCTGCGTAAAGAGTTCGGCGATATTCAGCTGATTGCCGGCAACATCGCCACGGCTGAAGCCTGCCGCGACCTGATCGAGGCCGGTGTGGACGCCGTCAAGGTGGGCATAGGACCCGGATCGATCTGCACAACCCGCGTCGTGGCCGGAACCGGCGTGCCGCAGCTGACGGCCATCATGGACTGCGCCGAAGTCTGCGCCCGCTACGACATCCCGCTGATTGCCGACGGCGGCATCAAACAGACCGGCGACATTGCCAAGGCTATCGGCGCCGGCGCGGACTCGGTCATGCTCGGCAACATGCTTGCCGGCACCGATGAAAGTCCAGGCGAATTGATCTACTATGAAGGCCGCAGCTACAAGGTGTATCGCGCCATGGGATCGTTGAGCGCAATGCGCAGCGGCAGAGGCGATCGCTACTTTCAAGAAGGCATTCAGGACACCAAAAAGCTGGTGCCCGAAGTCATCGAGGGACGTGTGCCCTATCGCGGCAAGTTAAGCGACGTCATCTTTCAGATGATCGGCGGGTTACGCGCCGCCATGGGTTACTGCGGTTCCGCCAATATCCAGGAGCTGAAGGAAAAAGCACGCTTTATCCGCATTACTCAGGCCGGACTCTTGGAAAGCCACCCGCACGACGTGACCATCACTCATGAATCGCCGAATTACATGGTGCAAAAATAA
- the hutH gene encoding histidine ammonia-lyase, whose product MNQVLIDGESLSLQNVHNLVHEGYEAAIAPEARERMQQTRQTVEGAIASGHIVYGVNTGFGKLSSVVIPHEQIEELQRNLVLSHACGVGDPIPTPIVRTALVLKANSLCKGYSGVRPIVAELVVELFNRNVTPIIPCKGSVGASGDLAPLAHLTLVLMGLGEALIDGARLSGGEALQRVGLQPLKLQAKEGLALLNGTQITAAYAVEALTRAVQLSKIADIAGAMSTESLLGTNTAFDERIHRARGHKEQIQVAANLRALMADSEIVASHRTCSKVQDAYSSRCIPQVHGAVRQALRYVQEVVETELNACTDNPLVFSKEGEILSGGNFHAQPLSLACDVLSIAVSQLANISERRLENLMDPVQSGLPAFLTRHGGLHSGLMIAQVTAAALVSENKVLSHPASVDSIPTSANQEDFVSMGTHSARKALEIVENAETVLAVELLAACQALDLRGTLKPGIGSEAAHRIIRRSIPTLDEDRLIQTDIQTLLKLIRNGDLLHAVEAAVGPM is encoded by the coding sequence ATGAATCAGGTTTTGATCGACGGCGAGTCGTTGTCGCTGCAGAACGTTCACAATCTGGTACACGAAGGGTATGAAGCGGCCATCGCGCCGGAAGCACGAGAACGAATGCAGCAGACACGGCAGACCGTCGAGGGGGCAATTGCATCCGGGCACATCGTTTACGGCGTGAATACGGGTTTCGGCAAGCTGAGCTCCGTCGTCATTCCCCATGAACAAATCGAAGAACTGCAGAGAAACCTTGTTTTGAGCCATGCCTGTGGAGTCGGGGATCCGATTCCGACGCCCATTGTCAGAACCGCTTTGGTGTTGAAAGCCAATTCTCTTTGTAAAGGCTATTCGGGCGTTCGGCCTATAGTTGCAGAGCTGGTTGTGGAGCTCTTTAATCGCAATGTGACGCCGATTATTCCCTGCAAAGGCTCAGTGGGCGCTTCCGGCGATCTGGCTCCACTCGCTCACCTGACGCTCGTCCTGATGGGATTGGGCGAGGCTCTGATCGACGGTGCCCGGTTGAGCGGCGGCGAAGCTCTGCAGCGCGTCGGTCTGCAGCCGCTGAAACTGCAGGCCAAAGAGGGTTTGGCGCTTCTGAACGGCACGCAAATCACCGCCGCCTACGCCGTGGAAGCGCTTACTCGCGCGGTACAGTTGAGCAAAATCGCCGACATTGCCGGAGCCATGAGCACCGAAAGCCTTTTGGGCACCAATACAGCGTTCGACGAGCGCATCCATCGGGCGCGCGGCCATAAGGAGCAGATCCAAGTGGCCGCCAACCTGCGTGCGCTGATGGCCGACAGTGAAATCGTCGCCAGCCATCGCACATGCAGCAAAGTGCAGGACGCTTACAGTTCGCGCTGCATTCCGCAAGTGCATGGTGCGGTTCGTCAGGCTTTACGCTATGTCCAAGAAGTGGTGGAAACCGAGCTCAACGCCTGCACCGATAATCCCTTGGTCTTTAGCAAAGAGGGTGAAATTCTTTCCGGCGGCAACTTTCACGCTCAGCCGTTATCGCTCGCCTGCGACGTTTTGTCTATTGCCGTTTCCCAACTGGCCAATATTTCTGAGCGCCGCTTGGAAAACCTTATGGATCCGGTCCAAAGCGGCCTGCCTGCGTTTTTGACGCGGCACGGCGGTCTGCATTCAGGCCTCATGATCGCCCAAGTGACGGCCGCCGCTCTCGTCTCGGAAAACAAGGTCCTGAGTCATCCGGCTTCCGTAGACTCGATCCCGACTTCGGCCAATCAGGAAGATTTCGTCAGCATGGGGACGCATTCGGCGCGCAAAGCGCTGGAAATCGTGGAAAATGCCGAAACCGTGCTGGCGGTGGAGCTTTTGGCCGCCTGCCAGGCGCTTGACCTGCGCGGTACACTCAAACCCGGTATAGGTTCGGAGGCGGCCCATCGCATCATCCGCAGATCTATCCCCACGTTGGATGAGGACCGTCTGATTCAAACGGATATTCAAACTTTACTAAAATTGATAAGAAACGGCGACCTTTTACATGCCGTCGAAGCGGCCGTTGGGCCGATGTAA
- a CDS encoding transglycosylase SLT domain-containing protein: MNAIKKWVRPLTAVSLLLAAAGVLVLVLVDKAEPVSDEQFYQMRSRALAGNRMIQMNEERQASIDKVVQIISRYNRTMSDSLKYAVAAEIYRMSQKYPNLNVDFICATITHESAKTWDPKVVSRAGALGLMQVMPMTGAFLAVEEGIPWTSPEEVLFDPILNIRLGCRYLNEMVTLYEHDGGLAAYNGGPKRAAMWIANNRDDAILWEETRNYVPAVLKLYEHFRSAATL, encoded by the coding sequence ATGAACGCAATTAAAAAATGGGTGAGGCCGTTGACAGCCGTCTCACTCCTGCTCGCCGCTGCGGGCGTCCTCGTCCTTGTTTTAGTAGACAAGGCCGAACCTGTCTCCGACGAGCAGTTTTATCAGATGCGAAGCAGAGCACTTGCCGGCAACCGCATGATCCAAATGAACGAAGAACGTCAGGCGAGCATTGATAAAGTCGTGCAGATCATTTCGCGTTATAATCGAACCATGAGCGATTCCCTCAAATACGCCGTGGCTGCAGAAATTTACCGCATGAGTCAAAAATATCCCAATCTTAACGTTGACTTTATTTGCGCGACGATCACGCACGAAAGCGCCAAGACCTGGGATCCGAAAGTGGTTTCGCGGGCCGGGGCTCTGGGACTGATGCAGGTCATGCCGATGACCGGTGCTTTTCTGGCCGTCGAGGAGGGGATTCCCTGGACGAGTCCCGAGGAAGTGTTGTTCGATCCAATCTTGAACATTCGCCTGGGTTGCCGGTACCTGAACGAAATGGTCACCCTGTACGAGCATGACGGAGGCTTGGCGGCCTATAACGGCGGCCCAAAACGTGCCGCCATGTGGATCGCCAACAACCGGGACGATGCGATTTTGTGGGAAGAAACCCGCAACTATGTTCCGGCAGTTCTCAAGCTTTACGAACATTTCCGCTCTGCTGCGACTCTCTGA
- a CDS encoding fumarate hydratase translates to MREIACSQIVEAVRELCLDANYRLNPSMIRALEDARQREESPAGRKILDHLLENARIAASGENPLCQDTGLVVFFIELGQEVHLVGGRLEDAVNEGVRRAYREGYLRNSVVGDPLRRRNTGDNTPAVIWLDLVPGDRLRIDMAPKGAGSENMSGLAMLKPTQGEEGVIDFVVDWISRAGGNPCPPIVVGVGLGGTFEKAAWLAKKAILREIGERNPDPYYAQLEERLLERINTLGIGPMGFGGRTTALDVHIEVYPCHIASLPVAVNIQCHSARHKSIIL, encoded by the coding sequence TTGCGGGAAATTGCCTGTTCTCAAATCGTCGAAGCAGTCAGAGAGCTTTGTCTCGATGCCAACTATCGCCTCAATCCGTCGATGATCCGCGCTCTTGAGGACGCCCGTCAGCGCGAGGAAAGCCCTGCCGGCAGGAAAATTCTCGATCATTTGCTCGAAAATGCGCGCATTGCTGCTTCAGGTGAAAATCCGCTTTGCCAGGATACCGGTTTGGTGGTTTTTTTCATCGAATTGGGGCAGGAGGTGCATCTGGTCGGCGGTCGGCTTGAGGATGCGGTCAACGAAGGTGTTCGCCGCGCCTATCGAGAGGGATATTTGCGCAACTCGGTTGTCGGCGATCCGCTGCGTCGGCGCAACACGGGCGACAACACACCGGCTGTCATTTGGCTCGATCTGGTGCCGGGCGATCGTCTGCGCATTGATATGGCCCCGAAAGGAGCGGGAAGTGAAAACATGAGCGGCCTTGCCATGCTCAAGCCTACCCAGGGAGAAGAGGGGGTCATCGATTTCGTTGTGGATTGGATCAGCCGCGCCGGTGGTAATCCCTGCCCGCCGATTGTCGTCGGCGTCGGGCTGGGGGGGACGTTCGAAAAGGCCGCCTGGCTGGCCAAAAAAGCGATTCTGCGCGAGATTGGCGAACGGAATCCTGATCCCTATTATGCGCAGCTGGAAGAGCGACTACTGGAGCGCATCAACACGCTTGGCATTGGTCCGATGGGATTCGGAGGCCGTACGACGGCATTGGATGTACACATTGAAGTCTATCCTTGTCATATTGCCTCGCTTCCTGTAGCCGTCAATATTCAATGTCATTCCGCACGACATAAAAGCATCATTCTGTAA
- a CDS encoding FumA C-terminus/TtdB family hydratase beta subunit produces MEKIIRLRPPLEDAKVRDLTAGDWVEVSGIIYTARDAALRRLCEEFAQNGKLPFSLHRQIIYFMGPTPARPGSVIGAAGPTTAGRMDAYAPQLLEWGLKGMIGKGEMGPKVAEALQKYGAVYMAAIGGAGALMARSIRSSRVIAYEDLGPEAVLELTVENMLVLVAQDSRGGNAFINGRNAYAVTAR; encoded by the coding sequence ATGGAGAAAATCATTCGCCTCCGGCCGCCTCTTGAAGATGCCAAGGTGCGCGATTTGACGGCCGGCGATTGGGTCGAGGTTTCCGGCATCATCTACACGGCGCGCGATGCAGCGCTGCGCCGCTTATGCGAAGAATTTGCGCAAAACGGTAAACTCCCGTTCTCTCTTCACAGGCAGATTATTTATTTCATGGGGCCGACGCCCGCGAGACCGGGAAGCGTGATCGGTGCAGCCGGACCTACCACTGCCGGGCGAATGGACGCTTATGCCCCGCAGCTTCTCGAATGGGGATTGAAAGGAATGATCGGCAAAGGCGAGATGGGACCTAAAGTCGCCGAAGCGCTGCAGAAATACGGAGCCGTTTACATGGCGGCGATTGGAGGCGCGGGTGCTCTCATGGCACGCTCGATCAGGAGCAGCAGGGTGATTGCCTACGAGGATTTGGGTCCTGAAGCCGTGCTCGAGTTGACGGTCGAAAACATGCTTGTTCTCGTGGCGCAGGACAGTCGCGGCGGCAATGCTTTTATCAATGGCAGAAATGCTTATGCGGTTACCGCCCGCTGA
- a CDS encoding acetate/propionate family kinase has product MNIMVCNIGSSSFKFQLLVMPSERLLARGSTERVGKEDAIITYWIGGNKAFEAVAAIPSHREAVQHALNFLTDPHQGVLPNLSALDGVGFKTIQAGDKNGSVLLDEEVLAAMEFYRDLAPAHNPPYLAAIRMFRELLPDTPLVGVFEPGFHMQAPLYAKIYGTPWEWIESYQVIRYGYHGASHRYVTQKTIEVLNLPPNRCRIISCHLGGSSSLCAFKDGVAVDTSMGFTPQSGLIQGTRVGDLDPFVLPYIMAKKGISLEQALTELSKNGGLLGLSGVSADMRDILAAIEQGNERAKLARQKFIYDIKRYIGEYLVILEGADAVTFTGGIGQKDAALRREVLSALGFLGVKIDEDLNARNAQIITRPDSSITALVVETNEEIVVARETVRVISGR; this is encoded by the coding sequence ATGAACATTATGGTGTGCAACATCGGCTCGAGCAGCTTTAAATTTCAGCTGCTGGTGATGCCCTCGGAACGGCTTTTGGCGCGCGGCTCGACGGAACGCGTCGGCAAAGAGGATGCGATCATCACCTATTGGATCGGCGGCAACAAAGCCTTTGAAGCCGTTGCCGCAATCCCTTCGCATCGCGAAGCGGTGCAGCACGCGCTGAATTTTCTGACCGATCCCCATCAGGGCGTGCTCCCCAACCTCTCGGCGCTCGACGGCGTCGGCTTTAAGACCATACAGGCGGGTGATAAGAACGGCTCGGTGCTGCTCGACGAAGAGGTGCTTGCGGCCATGGAGTTCTACCGCGATCTGGCGCCGGCGCACAATCCGCCATATCTGGCCGCCATCCGCATGTTCCGCGAGCTTTTGCCCGACACGCCGCTCGTCGGCGTCTTTGAGCCGGGATTTCACATGCAGGCGCCGCTCTATGCGAAAATCTACGGCACACCATGGGAATGGATCGAATCCTATCAGGTGATCCGCTACGGCTATCACGGCGCCTCGCACCGCTACGTTACGCAAAAGACGATTGAGGTGCTCAACCTGCCGCCGAATCGATGCCGCATCATCAGCTGCCATCTCGGCGGCTCTTCGTCGCTCTGCGCCTTCAAAGACGGCGTTGCCGTCGACACCTCGATGGGATTTACCCCGCAAAGCGGTCTCATTCAAGGAACGCGGGTCGGCGATCTCGATCCGTTCGTTCTGCCTTACATCATGGCCAAAAAGGGCATAAGCTTGGAACAGGCATTGACGGAGTTGAGCAAAAACGGCGGCCTGCTTGGGCTTTCCGGCGTCTCGGCGGATATGCGCGACATTCTGGCGGCCATCGAGCAGGGCAACGAGCGGGCCAAGTTGGCGCGGCAAAAGTTCATCTATGACATCAAGCGTTACATCGGAGAGTATTTGGTGATCCTCGAAGGCGCCGATGCCGTGACGTTTACCGGCGGCATCGGCCAAAAAGACGCTGCCTTGCGCCGAGAGGTTCTGTCGGCACTCGGTTTTTTAGGGGTGAAAATCGACGAAGATCTGAATGCCCGCAACGCCCAAATCATTACGCGGCCGGATTCGTCGATTACGGCGCTGGTCGTCGAGACCAACGAAGAAATCGTCGTTGCCAGAGAAACCGTCAGGGTCATCAGCGGGCGGTAA